In Alkalibacter saccharofermentans DSM 14828, the DNA window GACATGCTTAATAAATCAAAAGGCGATTTTGCATACACCCTTATCGATGTTGATTCACACATATCAGACGACCTTACCAACATGATTTCGGATATAGACGGAGTTTTAAAAGTAAGAGTAATAAAAAACAATTAATTGAGGAGAAATAAATGGCTGTAATCAAAGCATTTAAATCAATCAGACCAGAGAAGGAACTTGCCGGAAAGGTAGCTGCGCTTCCCTACGATGTATACAACACCGAGGAAGCAATTGAAGCCGTAAAGGGCAACCCTTATTCGTTTTTGCATATAGATAAATCAGAAATCGATCTTCCTTCGGATACCGACCCATACAGCGAGGAAGTCTATTTAAAAGCAAGATCAACTATGGATTCCTTTACTGAGAAAGGAATATTCATACAAGACGATACCCCGAAGCTATACATATACAGACTTATAATGGATGGCAGAATTCAAACAGGGTTGGTATGCTGCAGCGCAATAGATGATTATATAAACGGCACCATCAAGCGTCATGAGCTGACCCGTGAGGATAAGGAAAAGGATAGGATCAATCATGTCGACTATTGCGATGCCAACACCGGACCGATATTTTTAACCTATGAATCCAAAAAAAACATCAACGCCATCGTTGAATCCTGGACGGGGAAGCAGACCCCGGAATACGACTTTGTCACTGAAGACGGAATTACGCACCAGGTTTGGATAATCGACAATCCTGAAACTATAGAAACGCTGGTTGATGAATTTGACAAAATCCCCTCCACGTATATTGCAGACGGCCATCACAGAACAGCTTCAGCTGTAAAAGTGGGGCTAAAGCGAAGGGAATCAAATCCAAACCATACTGGAAATGAGGAGTATAATTTCTTTCTAAGCGTACTTTTCCCTCACGACCAGCTTTATATTATGGACTATAACAGAGTAGTCAAAGATCTCAACAGCATGACGACCGATGAGTTCATCTCCAAGCTAGAGGAGGTTATGGATGTAGAAAGCTCCGGCTCACAACCTTTCAAACCCTCTCAGAAGGGGGAAATCGGACTGTATCTGGATGATACATGGTACAGGCTGACTGTAAAGGAAAACACGGTAGATTACAAGGATCCAGTCGCCTCATTGGATGTATCAATACTGCAGGAATCGGTGCTAAAGCCTTTGCTTGGCATAGGAGATATCAGAACGGATAAGCGAATAGATTTTGTAGGAGGCATTAGGGGACTAAAAGAGCTAGAACGCCGATGCAAGATAGATATGAAGCTTGCTTTCGCGATGTACCCAACCTCAATCAAAGAGTTAATGGCAATCTCAGATGCAGGGCTATTAATGCCTCCCAAATCCACTTGGTTTGAACCCAAGCTCAGGAGCGGAATTTTTATTCACCAACTCACATAAGAATAAACAAAGCGGTTTGTTGTCTAACATGACATCAAACCGCTTTATTTATCCGCTCTCTGCTCTTTAAAAAAATCCTTCAAAAGCTTTTTGCATTCTTCCTCCATTATCCCTTCGTATATTTCCATCCCCAAGTTGTTGGTT includes these proteins:
- a CDS encoding DUF1015 domain-containing protein — protein: MAVIKAFKSIRPEKELAGKVAALPYDVYNTEEAIEAVKGNPYSFLHIDKSEIDLPSDTDPYSEEVYLKARSTMDSFTEKGIFIQDDTPKLYIYRLIMDGRIQTGLVCCSAIDDYINGTIKRHELTREDKEKDRINHVDYCDANTGPIFLTYESKKNINAIVESWTGKQTPEYDFVTEDGITHQVWIIDNPETIETLVDEFDKIPSTYIADGHHRTASAVKVGLKRRESNPNHTGNEEYNFFLSVLFPHDQLYIMDYNRVVKDLNSMTTDEFISKLEEVMDVESSGSQPFKPSQKGEIGLYLDDTWYRLTVKENTVDYKDPVASLDVSILQESVLKPLLGIGDIRTDKRIDFVGGIRGLKELERRCKIDMKLAFAMYPTSIKELMAISDAGLLMPPKSTWFEPKLRSGIFIHQLT